The Crocosphaera subtropica ATCC 51142 genome includes a window with the following:
- a CDS encoding DUF29 domain-containing protein — translation MNKLYDIDFNLWSKKQAQLLREGKFHELDIEHLIEEVEDLGKSEYKTCRSYTILIIIHLLCINYWEVEKEYNEKHWQREVYNFRILLKKNLSTSIKNKLIENWQEIYQEAAQDFKEKTNLIAPESCPFAIEDILQ, via the coding sequence ATGAATAAGTTATATGATATTGATTTTAATCTTTGGTCAAAAAAACAAGCTCAATTACTACGAGAAGGTAAATTTCATGAGCTTGATATAGAACATTTAATTGAGGAGGTAGAAGACTTGGGTAAGAGTGAATATAAAACTTGTCGCTCTTATACTATTCTGATTATTATACATTTACTGTGTATTAATTATTGGGAGGTAGAAAAAGAATATAATGAAAAGCATTGGCAACGAGAAGTTTATAACTTTCGTATTCTTTTGAAAAAGAATCTCTCAACCTCTATTAAAAACAAGCTGATAGAAAATTGGCAAGAAATTTATCAAGAAGCTGCTCAAGATTTTAAAGAAAAGACTAATTTAATAGCCCCAGAAAGTTGTCCTTTTGCCATAGAAGATATCCTACAATAA
- a CDS encoding TROVE domain-containing protein has product MNYQFFTHKQKGTPQTQPISKREAEMIQGRSGGWMFDAGLWKLLRRCLLVGTAQSTYYAGKRELTDDFIDVLKEGVKSDPSRVASEILYASDGRAINNSAPLLGLVLLSMGKTAEAKQAFREIFPQVVRTGSHFYEWLSYSKSLRGFGQIIQEVGTQWLSREDVKGLAYQLLKYQQRYGFSNRDVLRLFHVKPPTDDHQQLFNWVIKGWDELPNDIPSEALTQVWWYEWLKHHPDQTHQAIAKGRLTHEMAAPVGKMDKKAWQLLFNEMPIGAMLRNLGSLTELGVLRTDEPKNLDRVEKILNDVNRLRKGRIHPIDVLKALKTYQSGGKLGKSKKNWKPVPRIVEILDKAVELSFDTAQPTGKVFLHAVDISGSMSWGVVDSVGLSCCEIATAMALVTAKAEKNYVIRGFSTKFIDLGISRKDSFQSALKKTSDRNFGGTDASVAYDWAIKNKFKADVICFWTDSESWAGYSHPCEALAQYRKKVNPKVKAVYVTLAPYRISLVDPKDPLSWDLGGFDPGTPRLISMLAQDQL; this is encoded by the coding sequence ATGAATTATCAATTTTTTACCCATAAACAGAAAGGAACGCCCCAAACTCAGCCTATTTCTAAGCGTGAAGCAGAAATGATTCAAGGCCGTTCTGGCGGTTGGATGTTTGATGCAGGGTTGTGGAAACTATTACGGCGTTGTCTCCTCGTGGGTACGGCACAAAGTACCTATTATGCTGGAAAACGGGAACTAACGGACGACTTTATTGATGTTCTCAAAGAAGGGGTAAAAAGCGATCCCAGTCGGGTTGCTTCGGAAATACTTTATGCTAGTGATGGCCGAGCGATCAATAATAGTGCACCGTTGTTAGGATTAGTTTTACTGTCTATGGGTAAGACTGCTGAAGCAAAACAGGCATTTCGGGAGATTTTCCCTCAAGTTGTCCGCACCGGTAGCCATTTTTATGAATGGTTAAGTTATAGCAAATCGTTGCGAGGCTTTGGTCAAATCATTCAAGAAGTGGGGACACAATGGTTATCACGGGAGGATGTGAAGGGGTTAGCTTATCAACTGTTGAAATATCAACAACGGTATGGTTTTTCTAACCGAGATGTCTTGCGTTTATTCCATGTTAAACCCCCTACTGATGACCATCAACAGCTATTTAACTGGGTGATAAAAGGATGGGATGAGTTACCGAATGACATACCTTCAGAAGCGTTAACGCAGGTATGGTGGTATGAATGGTTAAAACATCATCCTGACCAAACCCATCAGGCGATCGCAAAAGGGCGTTTAACCCACGAAATGGCTGCCCCTGTGGGAAAAATGGATAAAAAAGCCTGGCAACTACTGTTTAACGAGATGCCTATCGGTGCGATGTTGCGTAACTTGGGATCGTTGACGGAGTTAGGGGTATTACGAACCGATGAACCGAAAAATTTAGATCGGGTTGAAAAGATTCTTAATGATGTTAACCGTCTCAGAAAAGGGCGCATTCATCCCATTGATGTCCTCAAAGCCCTAAAAACCTATCAGTCTGGGGGAAAACTGGGAAAAAGTAAGAAAAACTGGAAACCGGTTCCTCGTATTGTGGAAATATTGGACAAAGCGGTAGAATTATCCTTTGATACAGCCCAACCCACAGGGAAGGTGTTTCTTCATGCGGTGGATATTTCGGGGTCAATGTCTTGGGGTGTGGTGGACTCTGTGGGGTTAAGTTGTTGTGAAATTGCAACAGCAATGGCGTTAGTCACAGCAAAAGCGGAGAAAAACTACGTAATTCGGGGATTTTCTACTAAATTTATTGATTTAGGAATTTCTCGGAAAGATAGTTTTCAGTCTGCGCTGAAAAAAACTAGCGATCGCAACTTCGGAGGAACAGATGCTTCTGTGGCCTATGATTGGGCGATTAAAAACAAGTTTAAAGCAGATGTGATCTGTTTTTGGACCGATAGCGAAAGTTGGGCAGGATATAGCCATCCTTGTGAAGCTTTAGCACAATATCGTAAAAAAGTCAACCCCAAAGTAAAGGCGGTTTATGTTACGTTGGCACCTTATCGTATCAGTTTAGTTGACCCGAAAGATCCCTTATCTTGGGACTTGGGAGGGTTTGATCCAGGGACACCTCGTTTAATTTCAATGTTAGCACAAGACCAACTTTAA
- a CDS encoding amino acid permease produces the protein MKLPFRSQPPNPQPPVEENPSGLGTFGGVYTPSILTILGVIMYLRFGWVVGNAGLIGTILIVVLANSITFLTALSVCAIATDRVVRTGGAYYMISRSLGVETGGAVGIPLYFAQALSVALYTIGFAESVVTAFPDLGLSQLYIALIVTVGVGILAFTSADIAIKAQYFIMAAIALSLFSFFFGHSVEETHIELWVNNKEPFWAVFAVFFPAVTGIMAGVNMSGDLRDPIKALPIGTLAAVGTGFLIYMILPIFLAMRANSSTLIAEPLIMQRMALWGPAISLGVWGATLSSAIGSILGAPRILQALARDGIFPPWMRFLGQGSGPNDEPKIGTLVTFAVAIAAVCIGDLNLIAPVLTMFFLTTYLVLNISAGVEGLLNSPSFRPSFKVHWALSILGAVGCLGVMFLIDAVATCVAAIVVIAIYFWVRQRELMVTWGDVRRGIWMALLRMAILQTDHTDDTKNWRPQFLVLSGAPTKRWPLIQLAQALTHDRGLITVSSVLPQGSRDVARQAVLERRIRDYLQRRGVQALVRLITAPDPFDGAERLVETYGLGSIVPNTILLGDSQQTSHRDRYCQMIANLHKAQRNVIVLRENPNLSYDPWHESKNRRFRIDVWWGGGIQGNGSLMLILAYLLHSNPKWQKGQIHLKLVVTDETAVNEAQSNLDKLVQDLRIDAVSEVILANGRSFATILKQSSKGADFIFLGMPSPSDDKLFVSNYERLQQWTQDLPTTVFVLAAPEFNFQEVLGEN, from the coding sequence GTGAAATTGCCCTTTCGATCGCAACCCCCGAACCCTCAGCCTCCCGTAGAAGAAAATCCATCCGGTTTAGGAACCTTTGGGGGTGTTTATACCCCTTCTATTTTGACTATCCTGGGCGTAATTATGTATTTGCGCTTTGGTTGGGTCGTAGGAAATGCAGGGTTAATTGGGACGATTTTAATCGTTGTTTTAGCCAACAGTATTACCTTTTTAACCGCCCTTTCCGTTTGTGCGATCGCCACTGATCGTGTGGTCAGAACCGGAGGGGCTTATTATATGATTAGTCGGTCTTTGGGGGTGGAAACCGGGGGCGCAGTAGGGATTCCCCTTTATTTTGCTCAAGCCCTTTCCGTTGCTTTGTATACCATTGGTTTTGCTGAAAGTGTGGTCACAGCCTTTCCTGACTTGGGTCTGAGTCAACTCTACATCGCTTTGATTGTTACCGTTGGGGTGGGGATTTTAGCGTTTACCTCGGCCGATATTGCCATTAAAGCCCAATACTTTATCATGGCAGCCATTGCCCTCTCCTTATTCTCTTTTTTCTTTGGTCATTCCGTCGAAGAAACCCATATCGAACTTTGGGTTAACAACAAAGAACCCTTTTGGGCTGTCTTTGCTGTCTTTTTTCCGGCGGTAACTGGGATCATGGCCGGGGTGAATATGTCAGGAGACTTAAGGGACCCCATTAAAGCCCTACCTATTGGAACCCTGGCTGCAGTAGGAACCGGGTTTTTAATTTATATGATTTTACCCATATTCCTAGCCATGCGAGCTAATAGTAGCACCTTAATCGCAGAACCCTTGATTATGCAACGAATGGCGTTATGGGGACCGGCCATATCCTTAGGAGTTTGGGGGGCAACCCTCAGCAGTGCCATTGGTAGTATTTTAGGGGCCCCTCGTATCCTTCAAGCGTTGGCCAGAGACGGCATTTTTCCCCCGTGGATGCGCTTTTTAGGCCAGGGTAGTGGGCCCAACGATGAACCAAAAATAGGGACATTGGTAACCTTTGCCGTAGCGATCGCTGCTGTTTGTATTGGGGACTTAAATTTAATTGCCCCAGTCTTAACCATGTTTTTTTTGACCACTTATCTCGTCTTAAATATTTCGGCCGGGGTAGAAGGGTTGTTAAATAGTCCTTCTTTTCGTCCTTCTTTTAAGGTCCATTGGGCTTTATCTATACTAGGGGCGGTAGGGTGTTTAGGGGTGATGTTTCTCATCGATGCAGTGGCTACCTGTGTGGCTGCTATTGTGGTCATTGCCATCTATTTTTGGGTCCGTCAACGAGAATTAATGGTGACGTGGGGGGATGTAAGACGGGGTATTTGGATGGCTTTGTTACGGATGGCCATTTTACAGACGGATCACACCGATGATACAAAGAACTGGCGGCCTCAATTTTTGGTCTTGTCTGGCGCACCAACCAAACGCTGGCCGTTAATTCAGTTAGCCCAAGCTTTAACCCATGATCGAGGATTAATTACGGTTTCAAGTGTTTTACCTCAAGGATCACGGGATGTTGCCCGTCAAGCAGTGTTAGAAAGGCGCATTCGAGATTATTTACAACGCCGTGGGGTACAAGCGTTAGTTAGGTTAATTACCGCACCCGATCCCTTTGATGGGGCTGAAAGACTCGTCGAAACCTATGGGTTAGGGTCGATTGTGCCTAATACGATTTTACTGGGTGATTCTCAACAAACCAGCCATCGCGATCGCTATTGTCAAATGATTGCTAATCTACATAAAGCGCAACGGAATGTGATCGTTCTACGAGAAAATCCTAATTTATCCTATGATCCCTGGCACGAGTCAAAAAATCGTCGGTTTCGTATTGACGTTTGGTGGGGTGGTGGAATACAAGGCAACGGTAGTTTAATGTTAATTTTGGCTTATCTACTCCACTCTAATCCTAAATGGCAAAAGGGACAGATTCATCTTAAGTTAGTGGTAACCGATGAAACGGCTGTCAATGAAGCTCAAAGTAACTTAGATAAATTAGTCCAAGATTTGCGCATTGACGCAGTATCTGAGGTCATTTTAGCCAATGGGCGAAGCTTTGCTACCATTCTTAAACAGTCGTCGAAAGGGGCTGACTTTATCTTTTTGGGAATGCCCTCTCCGAGTGATGATAAGTTGTTTGTTTCTAACTACGAAAGATTACAACAATGGACTCAAGATTTACCTACCACTGTTTTTGTGTTAGCTGCCCCTGAGTTTAATTTCCAAGAAGTATTAGGGGAAAATTGA
- a CDS encoding phage holin family protein, protein MLRNLLTLLGTALSLLVVDIIFPGVNLANFPSALIAGLIIGLINVSVKPVISFLSLPLNFITLGAFSLVVNGFCFWLASAFAPGFQVSGLLSFFLAPVILSFVNTFLSEYFAEKYPKLTSNDSV, encoded by the coding sequence ATGTTAAGGAATCTATTGACATTATTAGGGACTGCTCTAAGTTTATTAGTGGTTGATATTATTTTTCCTGGAGTCAATTTAGCTAATTTCCCTTCTGCCTTAATTGCAGGGCTAATTATTGGTTTAATTAACGTTTCAGTGAAACCTGTCATCTCTTTTTTAAGTTTACCCCTCAACTTCATTACATTAGGGGCTTTTTCTTTAGTGGTTAACGGCTTTTGTTTTTGGTTAGCTTCTGCATTTGCCCCTGGGTTTCAAGTCAGTGGTCTGCTGTCTTTCTTCCTTGCTCCTGTGATCTTATCTTTCGTTAACACTTTCTTAAGTGAATATTTTGCTGAGAAATATCCGAAGCTGACCAGCAACGATTCCGTATAG
- a CDS encoding YqaE/Pmp3 family membrane protein, producing MQILKLILSILVPPLGVFLMVGVNVTLLINILLTLLGWLPGAIHAVWIYSKQTEQVNP from the coding sequence ATGCAAATTTTAAAATTAATTCTATCCATTCTTGTTCCTCCCCTTGGTGTATTTCTCATGGTGGGAGTCAATGTTACTCTTTTGATCAATATTTTGTTAACTCTTTTGGGTTGGCTTCCAGGAGCAATTCATGCTGTTTGGATCTACTCTAAACAGACAGAACAAGTCAATCCTTAA